A window of Microcystis aeruginosa FD4 contains these coding sequences:
- a CDS encoding hydrogenase maturation protease, translated as MNNFKILLIGYGNTLRNDDGVGVRIAEIIDQENWPNVQVIATHQLTPELAADIADASLVIFVDAVLSNQTDIQIEKLAAVTEWNNFGHAESPASLLALTQAIYQQTPSTWGIFIPAINCEFGEELSTITEKGLTKAIKAIRKIITSEDLTEYQKQDFDNLPADNFQE; from the coding sequence ATGAATAATTTTAAAATACTGCTCATCGGCTACGGTAATACTTTAAGAAATGATGACGGAGTGGGAGTGAGAATAGCCGAAATTATCGACCAGGAGAATTGGCCTAATGTGCAAGTCATCGCTACCCATCAATTGACTCCTGAGTTAGCAGCCGATATAGCTGATGCTTCCCTAGTTATTTTTGTCGATGCGGTATTATCTAATCAAACTGATATTCAGATAGAAAAATTAGCAGCAGTTACGGAATGGAATAATTTCGGTCATGCAGAAAGTCCCGCTTCTTTATTAGCATTAACTCAAGCAATTTATCAACAAACTCCCAGCACCTGGGGAATATTTATTCCTGCTATTAATTGTGAATTTGGTGAAGAATTATCAACAATAACTGAAAAGGGCTTGACAAAAGCGATTAAAGCTATTAGGAAAATTATTACTTCTGAGGATTTGACTGAATACCAAAAGCAGGACTTTGATAATCTTCCGGCAGATAATTTTCAGGAATAG
- a CDS encoding N-acetylmuramoyl-L-alanine amidase, producing MKFGIDMGHNCPPHDIGASGVRQEDVVIKEVGTRLIAKLAAAGHSVINCTPTSAVSLNDSLRKRANKANSNNVDIFVSIHFNAFNTKAMGAEVYGISQTSQAIAKSVLTEIVKLGFKNRGVKNTRFSVLVNTSMPAILIECCFVDSQADMALFDAEKMAEAIKVGLIGDAEDNSTPEPATLRITQKTVLKPSTEQSSELEASTLVEIEPGDYPVLDVRREERHFFVKWPDKSFGNRDEHFVFEEFAEIV from the coding sequence ATGAAATTTGGAATTGATATGGGTCATAATTGCCCACCTCATGACATTGGCGCATCGGGAGTTAGACAGGAAGATGTTGTTATTAAAGAGGTGGGTACTCGCCTAATTGCTAAATTAGCCGCAGCGGGTCATTCAGTAATTAACTGCACCCCAACCAGTGCCGTTAGTCTTAATGATTCTTTGCGAAAAAGAGCCAATAAAGCCAATAGTAATAACGTTGATATTTTTGTTTCTATTCACTTTAATGCCTTTAACACAAAGGCAATGGGAGCGGAGGTTTATGGTATTAGTCAAACTTCTCAAGCGATCGCTAAATCAGTTTTGACGGAAATTGTCAAGCTAGGATTTAAAAATAGAGGAGTAAAAAATACCCGTTTTTCTGTGTTGGTAAATACTTCAATGCCAGCGATTTTAATTGAATGTTGCTTTGTGGATTCCCAAGCAGACATGGCTCTTTTTGATGCAGAAAAGATGGCAGAAGCGATTAAAGTTGGTTTAATTGGGGATGCTGAGGACAACTCCACACCAGAACCAGCGACCCTAAGAATTACTCAAAAAACTGTTCTTAAACCCTCCACAGAGCAATCTTCTGAATTAGAGGCAAGTACCTTAGTTGAGATTGAACCGGGAGATTATCCGGTGTTAGATGTGCGCCGAGAAGAAAGACATTTTTTTGTGAAATGGCCTGATAAAAGTTTTGGCAATCGGGACGAACATTTTGTGTTTGAAGAGTTTGCCGAAATAGTGTAA
- a CDS encoding Uma2 family endonuclease has protein sequence MLSTNTVSPHIIPPLENGDRLTSPEFERRYQAMTQLKKAELIAGVVYMASPVRIKNHGNPHARIITWLGYYWYVTPGVELADNTTVRLDGDNEPQPDALLRIETGGQSSISEDGYLEGAPELIVEIAASTASYDLHEKLKVYRRHGVQEYIIWRVDDQELDWFRLTDGEYLPLESNQDKIFCSQVFPGLWLDKNALLSGNLAAVLEVLKQGIASQEYQIFRENLLNANSI, from the coding sequence ATGCTATCGACTAACACTGTTTCCCCCCATATTATTCCCCCTCTCGAAAATGGTGATAGATTAACCAGTCCCGAATTCGAGCGCCGTTATCAAGCAATGACACAGCTAAAAAAAGCTGAATTAATCGCAGGAGTTGTTTATATGGCATCCCCCGTCCGCATCAAAAATCATGGCAATCCTCACGCTCGTATTATCACTTGGTTAGGATACTATTGGTACGTTACACCGGGGGTAGAATTAGCAGATAATACTACTGTGCGACTGGATGGGGATAATGAACCACAACCAGATGCTTTATTAAGAATAGAAACCGGTGGACAATCAAGCATTAGTGAAGATGGTTATCTGGAAGGTGCGCCGGAATTAATCGTGGAAATTGCCGCTTCTACCGCTTCCTACGATTTACACGAAAAACTCAAAGTTTATCGTCGCCATGGAGTGCAAGAGTATATTATCTGGCGAGTAGATGACCAAGAATTGGATTGGTTTCGCTTAACTGATGGGGAATATTTGCCCCTAGAATCAAATCAAGATAAGATATTTTGCTCCCAAGTCTTTCCTGGATTGTGGCTGGATAAAAATGCTTTATTATCGGGTAATTTAGCCGCAGTTTTGGAGGTGTTAAAGCAAGGAATAGCTAGTCAAGAATATCAAATATTTCGAGAAAATTTGCTCAATGCTAATTCCATCTAG
- a CDS encoding sensor histidine kinase, with product MLEGSLPKLSDIFPPTDHQERETFTPNAFYPNLSEWLKRSQLKAESEWFAAIAALENILLQNPNNAAGRGLILSGPTALVRESKALKGFKFGVFTVKALKHLQWLGLQLPSQEKSAADISPTEIHELPLLPTDPIANERFCLVFSESFSLLLVLGEDQWGLSSFQFSFDPVLTQQAWQQLRQRLVNLRYPQIETLEAIIEVNGSPSPDYRLVSQFSRQLLQNLPDQSNLDLKKTKSSINSEITPPKEDNSHLESGCDLELLRALTHEIRTPLTTIRTITRLLLKRAKVTEDVQKYLETIDLECGEQIQRMELIFRAAELGINPLGDKPIQLIPIALEKVFQDSIPRWQKQAKRRNVNLEVNVPKKLPSVISDPSLLDQMLNGVVEKCTRSMASGGLLQVHISTAGNQLKMQFQTQVKSPNLTLKALGKVLMFQPETGSLSLNMKVTKNLFQALGGKFIVRQKPEEGEILTIFLPLGRSK from the coding sequence ATGTTAGAGGGGTCTTTACCGAAATTAAGCGATATTTTCCCGCCGACTGACCATCAGGAACGGGAAACTTTCACCCCCAATGCTTTTTATCCTAATTTATCGGAATGGCTCAAGCGATCGCAACTGAAAGCGGAAAGTGAATGGTTCGCAGCGATCGCAGCTTTAGAAAATATCTTATTACAAAACCCAAATAATGCTGCCGGTCGGGGTTTAATTCTCTCCGGTCCGACGGCTTTAGTCAGAGAAAGCAAGGCTTTAAAGGGTTTTAAATTCGGTGTTTTTACCGTTAAAGCTTTAAAACATTTACAATGGCTGGGTTTGCAATTGCCTTCTCAGGAAAAATCCGCCGCCGATATTTCCCCGACGGAGATCCATGAATTGCCGCTCTTACCAACGGATCCGATTGCTAATGAAAGATTTTGTCTGGTTTTTAGCGAAAGTTTCTCTCTTTTGCTGGTTTTAGGCGAAGATCAGTGGGGTTTGTCCTCTTTTCAATTTTCCTTTGATCCCGTCCTCACTCAGCAAGCTTGGCAGCAGTTGCGGCAACGATTAGTTAATCTGCGTTATCCGCAAATCGAGACTTTAGAGGCAATTATCGAGGTTAATGGCAGTCCCTCGCCGGATTATCGTCTAGTTAGCCAATTTAGTCGCCAATTACTGCAAAATTTACCCGACCAGTCTAACTTAGACCTGAAAAAAACGAAATCGTCTATCAATAGCGAAATCACTCCCCCAAAGGAAGATAATTCTCATTTAGAATCGGGTTGTGATTTGGAATTATTGCGCGCTTTAACCCACGAAATTCGCACCCCTTTAACCACCATTCGCACCATTACCCGATTATTACTAAAACGGGCAAAAGTAACGGAAGATGTCCAGAAATATTTGGAAACAATTGATTTAGAATGTGGTGAACAAATTCAGCGCATGGAATTAATTTTCCGAGCCGCAGAATTGGGGATTAATCCTCTGGGAGATAAACCAATTCAATTAATTCCAATTGCTCTAGAAAAGGTCTTTCAAGATAGTATTCCCCGGTGGCAAAAACAAGCCAAACGGCGCAATGTCAATTTAGAAGTTAATGTACCGAAAAAATTACCTTCGGTAATTAGCGACCCGAGTTTATTGGATCAAATGTTAAATGGAGTCGTGGAAAAATGTACTCGCAGTATGGCTAGTGGTGGCCTGTTGCAAGTACATATATCAACGGCAGGAAATCAATTAAAAATGCAGTTCCAAACTCAGGTAAAATCGCCTAATCTTACCCTCAAAGCTTTAGGAAAAGTCTTAATGTTTCAACCAGAAACGGGTAGTTTAAGTCTGAATATGAAGGTAACTAAAAACCTTTTTCAAGCTTTGGGAGGTAAATTTATTGTGCGTCAAAAACCCGAAGAAGGTGAGATTTTAACCATTTTCTTGCCCCTAGGACGCAGTAAATAA
- the tnpA gene encoding IS200/IS605 family transposase — MEDYRRNPHSVTLLNYHFVWCPKRRKAVLKGDIKLRAPSIIFDLCQENNWRLIALEIRPDPIHLFLESAPSYSPSTIIKRIKGRLSHHLRKEFPELLKLPTLWTPSYFCSTAGNASTETIKKYIENQTNK; from the coding sequence ATGGAAGATTATAGAAGAAATCCTCATTCGGTAACACTGCTTAACTATCACTTTGTCTGGTGTCCAAAACGAAGAAAGGCAGTATTAAAGGGAGACATTAAGTTGAGAGCGCCGTCAATTATTTTTGACCTGTGCCAAGAAAATAACTGGAGATTAATCGCCTTAGAAATCAGGCCAGATCCTATCCATCTATTCCTAGAGTCTGCTCCTAGCTATTCTCCTTCAACAATAATTAAAAGAATTAAAGGGAGACTATCTCATCACTTAAGAAAAGAGTTCCCAGAATTGTTAAAATTACCCACTCTGTGGACTCCTAGTTATTTCTGCTCAACTGCTGGTAACGCCTCTACGGAAACTATTAAAAAATACATTGAGAATCAAACTAATAAATGA
- a CDS encoding saccharopine dehydrogenase family protein, translated as MEKTVLILGGTGRIGQSVALDIINHTAAKIIITGRKEKAIKLLPRMQFLALDLEEIDKLRQAIKNSDLVIHCAGPFHYRDGRVVKICIEEKVNYIDVSDHRSFYQKLIPYRELAIKAGITAVVNTGIFPGISNSIVREGVEQLDRVETIRLNYAVAGSGGAGLTVMRTTFLGLKKPFLAWIEGKWQEIKPYTAREVIDFPAPLGKTGVYWFDMPETYTFAESFPVQNVITKFGSIPDFYNHLTWITAHIFPDAWVESSRGIEFFSQVSYRMTEVTDKFSGIGVAMLAKVAGWQGQQNAVYQATMVHENTAQAAGWGTGSVAELILAAKIQKPGIYPVEQVLSTELFHATMKKRGIKLDRSCEIVA; from the coding sequence ATGGAAAAAACTGTTTTAATTTTAGGTGGCACTGGTCGCATTGGTCAAAGTGTCGCCCTAGACATTATTAATCATACTGCAGCTAAAATTATTATCACTGGACGCAAGGAAAAAGCGATTAAATTACTGCCAAGAATGCAGTTTTTGGCTTTAGATTTAGAAGAAATAGACAAGCTTAGACAGGCAATTAAAAATAGTGATTTAGTCATTCATTGTGCCGGTCCCTTTCATTATCGCGATGGCAGGGTAGTAAAAATTTGCATCGAAGAAAAAGTCAATTATATTGATGTTAGTGATCATCGTTCTTTTTATCAAAAGTTAATCCCCTATCGAGAATTAGCAATAAAAGCGGGAATAACTGCCGTGGTTAATACGGGAATTTTTCCCGGTATTTCTAATAGTATAGTGCGGGAGGGAGTGGAACAGTTAGATAGGGTAGAAACGATCCGTTTAAATTATGCCGTAGCCGGTTCAGGAGGTGCGGGATTAACTGTGATGCGGACAACTTTTCTCGGTTTAAAAAAGCCTTTTTTAGCTTGGATTGAGGGAAAATGGCAAGAGATTAAACCCTATACTGCTAGAGAAGTAATTGACTTTCCCGCTCCTTTGGGTAAAACTGGTGTTTATTGGTTTGATATGCCAGAAACCTATACTTTTGCCGAATCTTTTCCAGTGCAAAATGTGATCACAAAATTTGGTTCTATTCCCGATTTTTATAATCATTTAACTTGGATTACTGCCCATATTTTTCCCGATGCTTGGGTAGAAAGCTCTCGGGGAATTGAATTTTTTTCCCAAGTTAGTTATCGCATGACAGAAGTAACCGATAAATTTTCGGGAATTGGGGTAGCAATGTTAGCAAAAGTGGCAGGATGGCAAGGGCAGCAAAACGCAGTTTATCAAGCAACTATGGTCCACGAAAACACTGCCCAAGCAGCGGGTTGGGGAACTGGGAGCGTGGCAGAATTAATCTTAGCGGCAAAAATCCAAAAACCCGGGATTTATCCCGTGGAACAGGTGTTATCCACAGAACTATTCCATGCTACGATGAAAAAAAGAGGTATTAAACTCGATCGCTCCTGTGAAATTGTGGCTTAG
- a CDS encoding Uma2 family endonuclease, protein MFALVSPDKIELPAGSLVRLPATWLDYQTLSRQRGDNSRPKIKYHNGEVLLMSPLPKHGRDAHLIANIITTLLDYLGREYEAFTPVTMELPETSGIEPDYSFYIDHWPAIAGKARIDWVNDPPPDLVLEIDVTSYSNVDDYLPYKVPEIWLYRQKNLYIYWLENQEYIPRHQSQYFPNFNLQNLVSFCGEIADNRNSSMAIRQLKQHLEDFYK, encoded by the coding sequence ATGTTTGCCTTAGTTTCACCAGATAAAATCGAGCTACCAGCGGGATCCTTAGTGAGATTACCTGCCACCTGGCTAGATTATCAAACTTTGTCTCGGCAAAGGGGCGACAATTCTCGACCTAAAATCAAATATCACAATGGAGAAGTCTTGCTTATGTCTCCACTTCCCAAGCATGGGCGGGATGCCCATTTAATTGCTAATATTATCACCACCTTATTGGATTATCTGGGGCGTGAGTACGAGGCTTTTACTCCCGTAACCATGGAATTACCAGAAACAAGTGGTATTGAACCAGATTATAGTTTTTATATTGACCATTGGCCAGCTATAGCAGGGAAAGCCAGAATTGACTGGGTAAATGATCCTCCCCCCGATTTAGTATTAGAAATTGATGTCACCAGTTACTCGAATGTGGATGATTATTTGCCTTATAAAGTGCCTGAAATTTGGTTGTATCGTCAGAAAAATCTCTATATTTATTGGCTAGAGAATCAAGAGTATATCCCGCGCCATCAAAGTCAATATTTTCCTAACTTTAACCTACAAAATCTAGTTTCTTTCTGTGGGGAAATTGCCGACAATCGCAATAGTAGTATGGCAATTCGTCAACTAAAACAACATCTCGAAGATTTTTATAAGTAG
- a CDS encoding RNA-guided endonuclease InsQ/TnpB family protein: MYGVQQVLIHADSEIRAILEFICEEANKLANCGLYYCRQMLFKAGRYVKKYHLDSQMKNHPHFRSLRSCCAQQLLHDVAESFSSYKGLLSLWNKGQLPNKPKPPKYRKKGGMAVVSYPSRYVKQSEKGLKFSLGEQVKAWFGIDSFYLPMPSNLRFEDIKEFRLVPRNLSFYLECVYEQPAQEKVKPNNKVLGIDHGLNNWLTCVSNTGKSFVIDGRKVKSQNQWYNKRIAQIKTGKPQGYWDQELAILTEKRNRQMRDNVNKAARFVINWCLNNDISTIVFGWNQRQKDSIELGKKVNQEFVQVPTAKLKGRIKQLCEQYGINLIETEESYTSKASFLDNDLLPKFGEKPEGWQSSGKRIQRGLFKAFNGQLINADCNGAANIIKKVATQLGVSLDKVGRASLTVPQRYKLDRLSKIYRNRIEAQFQPASIHHKESLLF, translated from the coding sequence ATGTATGGAGTTCAACAAGTTCTCATTCATGCAGACAGCGAGATAAGGGCTATCTTAGAGTTTATTTGCGAAGAAGCTAACAAGCTGGCTAACTGTGGTCTTTATTATTGCCGGCAGATGCTTTTTAAGGCGGGGCGATACGTCAAGAAATACCACCTGGATTCTCAGATGAAAAATCATCCACATTTTCGATCTCTGCGGTCATGTTGCGCTCAACAATTACTTCATGATGTAGCGGAATCTTTTTCTTCCTATAAAGGGCTTTTAAGTCTTTGGAATAAAGGGCAGTTACCTAACAAGCCTAAACCGCCTAAATATCGAAAAAAAGGAGGAATGGCGGTAGTAAGCTATCCATCACGGTATGTAAAGCAATCCGAAAAAGGCTTAAAGTTTTCCTTGGGAGAGCAGGTAAAAGCTTGGTTTGGGATTGATAGTTTTTATCTGCCAATGCCTTCTAATTTAAGATTTGAGGACATCAAAGAGTTTCGACTTGTTCCTAGAAATCTTAGTTTTTATCTTGAGTGCGTTTACGAGCAACCCGCTCAAGAGAAAGTCAAGCCTAATAATAAGGTTCTAGGAATAGATCACGGGCTAAATAATTGGTTAACCTGTGTTTCTAATACGGGCAAGTCTTTTGTTATTGACGGGAGAAAAGTTAAATCACAAAACCAATGGTATAACAAGCGAATTGCTCAAATTAAGACTGGTAAGCCACAAGGGTATTGGGATCAGGAATTGGCTATTTTAACTGAAAAGCGTAATCGTCAAATGAGAGATAACGTTAATAAAGCCGCCAGGTTTGTTATTAATTGGTGTCTTAACAATGACATTTCTACTATCGTCTTTGGATGGAATCAACGACAAAAAGATTCTATTGAGTTAGGGAAAAAAGTTAATCAGGAATTTGTTCAAGTTCCCACTGCCAAGCTGAAAGGACGTATTAAGCAATTGTGTGAACAGTACGGGATTAATTTGATCGAGACTGAGGAAAGCTACACCTCAAAGGCTTCTTTTTTAGATAATGATTTGCTACCTAAATTCGGTGAAAAACCCGAAGGGTGGCAGTCATCAGGTAAAAGAATTCAAAGAGGTTTGTTTAAAGCTTTTAATGGTCAGTTAATCAATGCTGATTGCAATGGTGCAGCCAATATTATCAAAAAAGTAGCCACACAGCTAGGGGTTTCTCTAGATAAGGTGGGTAGGGCATCTTTGACAGTGCCACAGCGATATAAGTTAGATAGGCTTTCTAAAATATATCGTAATCGAATAGAAGCGCAGTTTCAACCCGCTTCTATTCACCACAAAGAATCCCTGTTGTTTTAA
- a CDS encoding mechanosensitive ion channel family protein, which translates to MKKIWRYLGLFCLVLLLTLSPILMIAAQNNPAKQGQETPLETLGEVFPVMLDNQELFTIRQGIGSFSAQERAQSITARIEKIADDEALSPEDLTIKIDPEDKNHSIILGDTVIATITAKDAKLHAVTQEVLAERALAKIKAAIVRYRQERQPDNLLKDTALTVSATLATVLIFWTMIFISSRVFPQIQRLITSLVPGVGFQNFEIISSRTIGVFSLRVLQFIRTLIILTILYFYLTFVLRLFPWTRKFGDGFLQYFFRALEVFSQEIAKYLPNIFIILLIIFITHYLLRAIKPFFTALARENLVIHGFYPDWANPTYNLLSLLIIALAIVIAFPYLPGFNSPAFQGVSVFLGVLFSLGSTSAIANVVGGIILIYTRSFQLGDKISIGDVIGDVIEKGLLVTRIRTPANRIITIPNSSLLNTNVINFSVSQREFKQPLILQTTVTLGYDLPWRKVHTTLKEAALATKLIVSEPAPFVLQTSLDDFYVSYQLNAYTDHPSKMVYIYSELHQNIQDKCNEVGIEIMSPHYKALRDGNHSTIPENYLPEDYQSPAFGIQSNPQK; encoded by the coding sequence ATGAAAAAAATCTGGCGTTACTTAGGGCTGTTTTGTTTAGTTTTGTTACTGACTTTATCCCCTATCTTGATGATAGCGGCCCAGAATAATCCTGCTAAACAGGGACAGGAAACACCCCTGGAAACTTTGGGAGAAGTTTTTCCCGTCATGCTTGATAATCAAGAACTTTTTACTATTCGGCAAGGAATAGGTTCTTTTTCAGCGCAAGAAAGAGCGCAATCGATTACAGCTAGAATTGAAAAAATTGCCGATGACGAGGCTCTTTCTCCTGAAGATTTAACCATAAAAATTGATCCTGAAGACAAAAACCATTCGATTATTTTGGGAGATACGGTTATTGCTACTATTACTGCTAAAGATGCTAAATTACACGCAGTAACTCAAGAAGTATTGGCTGAACGAGCTTTAGCAAAGATTAAAGCGGCCATTGTCCGTTATCGTCAAGAACGTCAACCAGATAACCTCTTAAAAGATACAGCTTTGACGGTAAGTGCTACCTTGGCTACGGTCTTAATTTTCTGGACGATGATTTTTATATCTTCGCGGGTTTTTCCCCAGATTCAGAGATTAATCACCTCCCTAGTTCCTGGGGTCGGATTCCAAAATTTTGAGATTATTAGTTCCAGGACAATAGGAGTTTTTTCCCTAAGAGTTTTGCAATTTATCCGCACTCTGATTATTTTAACTATTCTCTATTTTTATTTAACTTTTGTCCTTCGTCTTTTTCCCTGGACTAGAAAATTTGGTGATGGTTTTCTGCAATACTTTTTCCGTGCTTTGGAAGTTTTTTCCCAAGAGATAGCCAAATATTTACCCAATATTTTTATTATACTGCTAATTATTTTTATAACTCACTATCTGTTGAGAGCGATTAAACCATTTTTCACCGCCTTGGCAAGAGAAAATTTAGTAATTCATGGTTTCTATCCCGATTGGGCAAACCCAACCTATAATTTACTGTCACTGCTGATAATTGCCTTAGCTATAGTCATCGCTTTTCCCTATCTACCCGGATTTAATTCTCCTGCTTTTCAGGGAGTGTCGGTATTTTTAGGGGTGCTATTTTCCTTGGGTTCCACCTCTGCTATTGCTAACGTGGTAGGAGGAATTATCCTCATCTATACTCGCTCTTTTCAACTAGGAGATAAAATTTCTATTGGTGATGTTATTGGAGACGTGATTGAAAAAGGATTATTAGTCACCCGTATTCGCACACCAGCTAATAGAATTATCACGATTCCTAATTCATCGCTGTTAAACACCAATGTGATTAACTTTAGCGTCTCTCAAAGGGAGTTTAAACAGCCTTTAATTTTGCAAACCACAGTCACTCTCGGTTATGATTTACCTTGGCGTAAGGTTCACACAACCCTGAAAGAAGCGGCCTTAGCAACCAAATTGATTGTCTCAGAACCTGCTCCTTTTGTCTTGCAAACCAGTCTCGATGATTTTTATGTCAGCTATCAGCTAAATGCCTACACCGACCATCCTAGCAAAATGGTGTATATTTATTCTGAATTACATCAAAATATTCAGGATAAATGTAACGAAGTCGGTATCGAAATTATGTCTCCTCACTACAAGGCTCTCCGGGATGGCAATCACAGCACTATTCCTGAAAATTATCTGCCGGAAGATTATCAAAGTCCTGCTTTTGGTATTCAGTCAAATCCTCAGAAGTAA
- a CDS encoding glycoside hydrolase family 10 protein — protein MLHIHILQDTFFKSSTAFSETLNSDQKFLIQAGTKLPIKSYFRQNNHYSVKLAEEQGSVGKAGFFFDDHVQVEEIRGVWITNVDSDILKSKDNLKAGLEKLKNLGFNTLYLVVWNKGYVFFESQIADNIFTANEEKLQKVNLEKELVGRDILAEIIEINQTEKYNFRIIAWFEYGLMVPPAAPLVAQKPDWFMLTHQQENTVDGDGNCRLNPAHPEVKDFWISIIREVVKNYEIDGIQLDDHFAIHHAKLLPNGTKNFDFSMGFDSFTIKLFQEETGSVSPLSNPQLAKFKDWRKEKLTQLVRLIFKTIKAEKDDCILSISPNPLGFSIDHALADWQAWEKEGLIEELALQTYRGDVQSFEREIDKSEVKAAREHIPTVIGILTGLKPSDRRVNFQLIQAQTQETRERDFAGFAYFFYSSLLDHIPTTETLADREKKLAQILATDQFV, from the coding sequence ATGCTGCACATTCATATTCTTCAGGATACGTTTTTCAAGTCTTCCACAGCTTTTTCTGAAACCCTTAATAGTGATCAGAAGTTCTTGATTCAAGCGGGAACTAAATTACCAATTAAATCCTATTTTCGCCAAAATAATCATTATTCTGTCAAGTTAGCCGAAGAACAAGGTTCAGTGGGAAAAGCGGGATTTTTCTTTGATGATCATGTACAAGTAGAAGAAATACGAGGAGTTTGGATCACCAATGTTGACAGTGATATTCTCAAGTCTAAAGATAACTTAAAAGCTGGGTTGGAAAAACTTAAAAATTTAGGTTTTAATACTCTTTATCTAGTAGTTTGGAATAAAGGCTATGTGTTTTTTGAATCACAAATTGCTGATAATATCTTCACTGCTAATGAAGAAAAACTCCAAAAAGTCAACCTTGAAAAAGAGTTAGTCGGTAGAGATATACTAGCAGAAATCATTGAGATTAACCAGACAGAAAAGTATAACTTTCGGATTATTGCTTGGTTTGAATATGGTTTAATGGTTCCTCCGGCTGCTCCCTTAGTTGCCCAAAAACCAGATTGGTTTATGCTTACTCATCAACAGGAAAATACAGTTGATGGTGATGGGAATTGCCGCTTAAATCCTGCTCATCCTGAAGTTAAAGATTTTTGGATTAGTATCATTCGTGAAGTGGTAAAAAACTATGAAATTGATGGTATTCAATTAGATGATCACTTCGCTATTCATCACGCAAAACTCTTGCCTAATGGTACTAAAAATTTTGATTTTAGTATGGGGTTTGACTCCTTTACCATCAAACTTTTTCAAGAGGAAACTGGTTCAGTTAGTCCCTTAAGCAATCCCCAATTAGCGAAATTTAAAGATTGGCGCAAGGAGAAGTTAACTCAGTTAGTGCGATTGATTTTTAAAACCATTAAAGCCGAAAAAGATGATTGTATTCTCTCCATTTCTCCCAATCCTTTAGGATTTTCGATCGATCATGCTTTAGCTGATTGGCAAGCATGGGAAAAAGAGGGATTAATCGAAGAACTGGCATTGCAAACTTATCGTGGAGATGTCCAGAGTTTTGAGAGAGAAATCGATAAATCAGAGGTAAAAGCAGCGCGAGAACATATTCCCACCGTCATCGGTATTCTCACTGGTTTAAAACCCAGTGATAGACGGGTAAATTTCCAATTAATTCAAGCACAAACTCAGGAGACTCGTGAGCGAGATTTTGCTGGTTTTGCCTATTTTTTCTATAGCAGTTTATTAGACCATATTCCCACCACAGAAACTCTGGCTGACAGGGAGAAGAAATTGGCTCAAATTCTGGCTACCGATCAATTTGTCTAA
- a CDS encoding Uma2 family endonuclease — protein MSLSTSIISPVSIPPLENGDRLTRPEFERRYQAMTQLKKAELIAGVVYMAAAVRAKNHGKPHANLIGWLTAYEVATPGVETLDNTTVRLDGDNQPQPDALLRIETSGQSSISEDDYVEGAPELIVEIAASTASYDLHEKLKVYRHHGVQEYIIWRVYDVQLDWFRLTDGKYLPLESNQNNIFCSQVFPGLWLDKNALLSGNLAAVLAILQQGIASQEHQDFCQTLANK, from the coding sequence ATGAGCTTATCTACTTCGATAATTTCCCCTGTATCTATTCCTCCTCTCGAAAATGGCGATAGATTAACTCGTCCCGAATTCGAGCGCCGTTATCAAGCAATGACACAGCTAAAAAAAGCTGAATTAATCGCAGGAGTTGTTTATATGGCAGCCGCAGTGAGAGCCAAAAACCACGGTAAACCCCACGCTAATCTTATCGGTTGGTTAACTGCCTACGAAGTGGCGACACCGGGGGTAGAAACACTGGATAATACTACTGTGCGACTTGATGGGGATAATCAACCACAACCAGATGCTTTATTAAGAATAGAAACCAGTGGACAATCAAGCATTAGTGAAGATGATTATGTAGAAGGCGCGCCGGAATTAATCGTGGAAATTGCTGCTTCTACCGCTTCCTACGATTTACACGAAAAACTCAAAGTTTATCGTCACCATGGAGTACAAGAGTATATTATTTGGCGAGTTTATGACGTTCAATTGGACTGGTTTCGCTTAACTGATGGGAAATATTTGCCCCTAGAATCTAATCAAAATAACATCTTTTGCTCCCAAGTCTTCCCTGGATTATGGCTAGATAAAAATGCTTTATTATCGGGGAATTTAGCCGCAGTTTTGGCAATATTACAACAAGGAATAGCTAGTCAAGAACACCAAGATTTTTGTCAAACTTTGGCTAATAAATAA